One genomic window of Denticeps clupeoides chromosome 14, fDenClu1.1, whole genome shotgun sequence includes the following:
- the six6b gene encoding homeobox protein SIX6b — MFQLPILNFSPQQVAGVCETLEESGDVERLGRFLWSLPVAPAACEVLSRNESVLRARAIVAFHTGNFRELYHILESHKFTKESHSKLQALWLESHYQEAEKLRGRPLGPVDKYRVRKKFPLPKTIWDGEQKTHCFKERTRHLLREWYLQDPYPNPSKKRELAQATGLTPTQVGNWFKNRRQRDRAAAAKNRLQQQVLSSGSVRSLTAEDGAADRLGPASSPEASRSSKAAASAISITSSDSECDI; from the exons ATGTTCCAGCTGCCGATCTTGAATTTCAGTCCCCAGCAGGTCGCGGGGGTATGCGAGACCCTGGAGGAGAGCGGCGACGTCGAGCGCCTCGGCCGGTTCCTCTGGTCGCTGCCGGTCGCGCCCGCCGCCTGCGAGGTCCTCAGCCGCAACGAGTCGGTGCTGCGCGCGCGCGCCATCGTGGCCTTCCACACCGGCAACTTCCGCGAGCTCTACCACATCCTGGAGAGCCACAAGTTCACCAAGGAGTCGCACTCCAAGCTGCAGGCGCTGTGGCTCGAGTCGCACTACCAGGAGGCGGAGAAGCTGCGTGGACGCCCGCTGGGGCCCGTGGACAAGTACCGCGTGCGCAAGAAGTTCCCGCTGCCCAAGACCATCTGGGACGGCGAGCAAAAGACTCACTGCTTCAAGGAGCGGACCCGGCACCTGCTGCGGGAGTGGTACCTCCAGGACCCGTACCCGAACCCCAGCAAGAAGCGCGAGCTCGCGCAGGCCACGGGACTCACGCCCACGCAGGTGGGGAACTGGTTCAAAAACCGCAGACAAAGGGacagggcggcggcggcgaagaACAG GTTACAGCAGCAGGTCTTGTCCAGCGGCTCGGTTCGGTCCCTGACGGCCGAGGACGGCGCGGCGGACCGGCTCGGACCCGCGTCCAGCCCCGAAGCGAGCCGGTCGAGCAAAGCCGCCGCGTCCGCCATCTCCATCACGTCGAGCGACAGCGAATGTGACATCTAG